Within Sporosarcina sp. PTS2304, the genomic segment TTTTTTTGTATATGAACGCGACCACATCCTTGATGTAAATTCTCCAAACAACTAGTTTCTTTCACACGTTTAATCATGTCTATCAACCTTTACTAAAGAGATTTGGAAGCGCCGTAGAAATACTCGGAACAAAAATGATAATTAAAACGACTAATGCTACGATACCAATTATATGAAGAACATATGGGAATGTATTTTCAATACCCATTTTTCTATCCGTAATACTGCACCCTGCAATCAGTGAAAGTCCTACAGGAGGAGTAATATTAGCCAAAGCAAAGTTCATAATAAGTACCATTCCAAAATGAATCGGATCAATACCGTAATTCATTGCGATTGGCATGAAAATTGGGCTCAAAAGTATAATCAGGGACGTTACTTCTGTTAACGTACCTAATACTAATAAAATGACAGAGACGATCAATAAAAATTGCAATGGAGTATGCGCCATCTTCAAGAAGAATTCAGAAATCATCGCCGGAATTCGATTCGCTGTTAATACATATGTAAACGCATTAGCGAATGAAATGATGATTAAAATAATAGCAGAAGTAACTGCTGAATTTGCCATAATATCTTTGAATACACGAATATTCAATTCTCTATAAAATAAAGATAAAATGAATCCGTAGACAACCGCGATGACTGCAGCTTCTGTAGCCGTTACTAATCCGCTGAAAATTCCTCCTAAAATAAAGATTGGAGACATTAATGGGAAAAATGCTTCTCTGCAAATCTTCCAAAACTCTTTGCCACTAAGCTTTTTAGTTTCAATTACGCCATATCCTTGCTTCTTAGACATATAAGAAACGTACACACAAAAAGCTACTGTTAATAATAGACCCGGTAAAAATCCGGCAATGAATAACTTCCCGATAGATATATTTGCGGTAATGCCTAAAATTACCATCGTTATACTCGGTGGAATAATTAGTCCTAATACACCTGCCGGACCAATAATACTCGCTATAAAGGAATTACTATACCGCTGTTCTTTCATTCTAGGCACAATTACAGAACCTACTGCATATGTTGTAGCAACCGTAGATCCTGATACCGCTCCAAAAAATGCACTTGTCACAACAGCAGTCATACCTAACCCGCCTGCGAATCTACCAACTAGCGCATCCGCTAATGCCATTAATCTCTTTGTC encodes:
- a CDS encoding TRAP transporter large permease, translated to MIIAILVAFFTLLFLGMPIAFTIGLVSMGALFFSDVSLEILIQRMFSGVNNFSYLALPLFILAGNIMGKGGLTKRLMALADALVGRFAGGLGMTAVVTSAFFGAVSGSTVATTYAVGSVIVPRMKEQRYSNSFIASIIGPAGVLGLIIPPSITMVILGITANISIGKLFIAGFLPGLLLTVAFCVYVSYMSKKQGYGVIETKKLSGKEFWKICREAFFPLMSPIFILGGIFSGLVTATEAAVIAVVYGFILSLFYRELNIRVFKDIMANSAVTSAIILIIISFANAFTYVLTANRIPAMISEFFLKMAHTPLQFLLIVSVILLVLGTLTEVTSLIILLSPIFMPIAMNYGIDPIHFGMVLIMNFALANITPPVGLSLIAGCSITDRKMGIENTFPYVLHIIGIVALVVLIIIFVPSISTALPNLFSKG